The genomic region TTCCATAATGCCCGGAATTTCTTTGAACTGGCGGCGAACCTCTTCAACCACTGATCCGGCCGCCCTGCCAACCGATTTCATAGCCAAAGAACCGAAAAGATACGGAACCGCGGCCCCTAAAAACAAACCGACTATTATTAAAGGGTTTTGAAGATTAAAACTGAAATTAACCGCTGACTTGGCAAGTTCTTCGGCATAACCGGAAAAAAGCACCAAAGCCGCCAGACCAGCTGAAGCAATGGCATATCCTTTGGTAACGGCTTTGGTGGTATTTCCGACTGCGTCCAAAGCGTCTGTTATTTTTCGGACATTCTCCGGCTGGTTGGTCATCTCCGCTATCCCGCCGGCATTATCCGTAATCGGACCGAAAGAATCAATTGCCACAACCATTCCGGCAACCGACAACATTCCAAGAGCCGCTAAAGCAATGCCGTAAAGTCCGGCTAGATAAAAAGACGTTAAAATCCCAGCGGCAATTAAAATAACCGGAACAAAAGTTGATTCCAAACCAACGGAAAGCCCGATGATTATATTGGTGCCATGTCCTGATTTTGAAGCTTCGGCAATTGATTTTACCGGCCTGAATTTCTTGGCGGTATAATAATCGGTAACAATAACCATTAAAATAGTCACCGCAAGGCCGATTAAACCGGCAAAATAATAAGCTGAAAAATTTTCAGCGGCATAAATTTTCACCGCCGGATAAAATAAAACTGCGGCAAAGATCAGACTGGCGATTAAACCCTTGTAAAGAGCATTCATAATGCCCGCTCCGCTGGTCCTGCCTTGGCGGGATCCTGCGAAGTTATTATTTTTTCCCAGACGCACGAAAAAAGCTCCGGCAATAGAAGCTAAAATAGCCACTCCGGCAATAACAAACGGAAGGATGTTTGACGGATCTAACAAAACGGAAGCAATTAAAGTAACCGCGTAAGTCTCAAAAAGATCAGCCGCCATTCCGGCGCAGTCTCCGACATTATCGCCGACATTATCAGCGATAACAGCCGGATTGCGCGGGTCGTCTTCAGGAATGCCGGCTTCAACCTTGCCCACTAAATCGGCGCCGACATCGGCGGCTTTGGTATAAATTCCGCCGCCAAGGCGGGCGAATATCGAAATAAGACTGGCACCAAAACCAAGGCTTAAAAGCGCAGACGTGTCATTAGTTAAAAAATAAAACCCGGCAACGGTTACAAGCGCCAGACTAACAACCAAAAATCCGGTAACCGAACCGGCTTTAAAAGCAAGGCTAAGAGCCACGGCCAAGCCTTTAGCGGCGGCTTTGGCTGTTTTTGAATTGGAGCGGACCGCGATATTCATGCCTATATAACCGGCAACAGCCGAAGCAACGGCGCCTAAAATAAAACCGAATGCCGATGTCCCGCCCAAACTTAAATAAACAGCAACAGCAAGAACAAAACCGACCAAAGCAACCGTTCGGTACTGACGATTCAAAAAAGCAGCGGAACCGGCTTTAATCGCGGCGGCGATTTCTTCCATGTCTTTTGAACCGGCGGGTTGTTTCTTTAGCCAGTTAATAAGATAAAAACTGTAAGCTATGCCCGCGCCCGCAGACCCTATTGTTATTAAAATACTGCTCATTTTTATTCTTCTGATGATTTATCCCGTTAGAAGCAGATCGCGATCAAAACGATTTGCGGATTTATTAAATTAAAGAAACGACTGTTCATTTTTTTTTAAAATATTTGGATTTAAAAAAGCGATCGCGGCTTCTAATGGGATTTAGCGGCTTTTTTTGTTTTAGTTTTTTTCGGTGTTTTCTTTTCTTCCGAAGTTTCTTCGGATTTTATTCCGGCTATTTCATTTTTCATATCCGCATCTTCGTCTTTTTTTTCAGCTGTTACGGCATCAGCGGCATCAGCGGCAGCAGCCACGCCGCCCTCCTGCAATTCATCAGGCTTTGATTGCGAACGGACATCAATTTTCCAGCCGGTTAATTTCGCGGCTAAACGGACATTTTGTCCGCCCTTGCCGATTGCCAGGCTTAGCTGATCTTCGGAAACAAGCACTCGGGCTTCGCGGCGCGGCAAGATTTCCACCAGTTTCGTTTTTGCCGGCGAAAGCGCGCTGGCAATGAATTTTTCCGGGTTATCGGACCACTCGGCAATGTCTATTTTTTCTTGTCCAAGCTCATTGGTAACAGCCATAACGCGGGTGCCCCGCTGGCCAACGCAAGAACCAACCGGGTCAACGCCGTCGGCATGGGAAACCACGGCTATTTTGGTGCGGCTGCCCGGTTCGCGCGCAACGGCTTTAAGTTCAACAACTCCTTCGGCGATTTCCGGCACTTCCAGGGAAAAAAGTTTGTTGATAAATTTTGGATGGCTCCGGGACAAAATAATACCGGGCAAACGGCTGTCATCCTGCACTGCCACAACATAAAAACGCAAACGTTCGCCAATGCGATAATGCTCGCCCGGGATCGTTTCATTATAAAACATCACGCCGATCGCCCGGCCCAAGTCAACAAAAACATTGCCTTTTTCAAAACGTTGGATAACTCCGCTGATTATTTCCCCTTCCTTATTTTGAAATTCAGTCAAGACTGAAGTTCTTTCCGCTTCGCGGATTTTCTGCAACACCACTTGTTTGGCGGCTTGAGCCGCTATCCGGCCGAAGTCCTGATGGGATTCAAGCGGAAATTCCAATTCCTCGCCTAAAATCGTATCGGGTTTTATGACGCGCGCTTCTTCAATAAAAATATGTCTTTCCGGATTATAACGGGGCAATTCCGATTCTTCGTTCTCAATAAACTGCCTTTTTTCAGCCGGCGCAACTGCCTGCTCATCAGCGGTCGGCTCTTCCTCCAAGATTCTGACCGTTGTAAGGTCAACCGCTGTTTTTATCTGCCAAAATTTTAAATCTCCGGTTTTTAAATCAAACTTCGCCCGTATGATTTCGGTTCTTTTGCGATATTCTTTTTTATAAGCCGCAGCAATTGAATCGGTTATGGCGTCAATGATTTTTTGCGGCTCAATGCCCTTTTCAGACGCAATCTGATTTACGGCCAATGATATGGTTTTTAGATCCATGTTGATTTGATTTAAAAAAATCCTGCTTCGGCAGGATGTCAATTAATATTTAAATTATACCAAATCAGCTCGGCTTGTCAAATATCAATGCTGGCGTTATGCTTTTTTCAGATATTAACCCCTCACCTTTTGCGGCAAGGATAATGCATTAAGAAAGACAGAGGCGAAGTCCCGTAACGCATCCCGATGGACGTTACGGGGCGAAGCCGCCTTTCGACTTTGACAGGGTTATAGCATTCAGTCGTTACTACAAAAGGTGAGGGGTTAATTTTTTAAAAATTTAATCAGGAAAAGAGGTGATTAACAATGAAAAACAGCATCTTTGGGCTGGAAACCGAATACGGAGCTTATCCCGTAAAAAGACAAACGAACAAACCGATAAATATGGAGGCTTTTTCGGTAAAAATAGATGAATATTTAAAAGAATTAATACAGTATTTGATAAAAAATAATTTTTTAGAAAATGGCGCGCGCTTTTATGTTGACACCGGCCAACATCCTGAACTTGCCACCCCTGAATGTTCTCTTGTTGACGATGGCGTCAGATATACCAGAGCATGCAATGAAATTCTTTACAGCATGAAATTGCCGCTGGAAGATAAATTCAAAAAAAACGGTCTTGATATAAAAATAACATTTAGAGCCGATAATAAAGCTTACGCAGTGCCGGATGCAAGTATTTACACAACATACGGAGCTCATGAAAATTATTTGATGAAAAGAGAACTATATAAAAACCTTTTTAGAAATGAAAATAATTCGTTAAAATACTTATTATCTTTTCTTGCCACGAGAGTAATATATACAGGCTCCGGCGCTATTTTTATGCCTAATGCGAACGAAAATCCTCCAAAACCTTACGGGTTTGTAATTTCACCAAGAGCTTTTTTTACGGAATGCGAAGTTGGCACCGCTACAACTAACCAAAGACCGATGGCAAACCAACGAGACGAAGCGCACGCCGATCCTGAAGAATTCGCCAGGCTTCATATACTCTGCGGCGAGACTAATCGTAGCGACTGGTCTAATTGGCTCAAAATCGGTACCACAGCTCTTGTTGTTGCAATTTTAAACAACAAACCAAGAATACTTAATGGACTGCCTCTTACCGAGGATGGTCAAAACCTCGCTTCCTTCAGAAACATTTCAAAGGCCCGCGATCCAAACAGAGAAAATTTTTATTACCAGGGAGAACAACGAATGTCGCCGGTAAAATTCCAACGGCTTTTGCTTGAAAGGGTTGGTGAATACGTATCACAAATGCCGACACGAGAAGAAGAAAACCGCATCGTAGAAGCCTGGGCAAAAGTTTTAGTTATGCTTGAAAATAATGATCCTAAACTGGATAAAATGCTTGACTGGAAAATAAAAGAAAAAATTATGACAAAATATGCCGAAAGAAAAAATATTAAAGCTGAAAGGATGCATGACTGGGACCTGGCGCAAATTGATATCAAATATCATGACCTGGGACCAAACGGTCTTTTTGAAATTCTGGAAAAAGAAGGCGCAATTGAAAGAATTTGCACGGATGAAGAAATAATTGACGCCATGATTTCGCCGCCAAAAACAACAAGGGCGCTAATACGGGGGAACGCAATCAAATTTGCCAACCAACTAGAGATCATGATAAGAGCTGATTGGGAATTTGTTAATCTATACAACATTGAATATCCGCTACTAAATCCTTTTGCAACCCACGACCAACGGCTTGAAGATTTCATAAGAATGACGCTTATGGAAAAATTAAAAAAATCCCCCCATTAACGGGGGATTTTAAATTAAATAAAAAGCCTTCACTTATTTCTCAATTCTGGTAATCTGAAAAAAGAAGAAGTTTTGAAAATTTATTTTAGAAGGAGGATTAAAATGCCTGAAAATCAAGCGCCTATAAAAATTCCGGAAAAATTAATCGCTATTTTTTCCGATACTCTGGTGCTGTTTCCGAATAACAGCTATGCGGTAAAAATAAATAAAGCCGTACAGCGGATTATAAAAGAAAAAATGTTTATAAACGTTAGCAAGGCTAATAATGATAATTTAGCAAACGGAGATATTGGCGTTTTGATGTGCATTAAAAGCTATAAATTAAATAAAACGAGCGCAATGCTGTTTATTGAAGGAATTGGCCGTGTTGTTATCAAAGAAGAGGAAACCAAAAATAATTGTTCAGAGGTCAGCTTCATGCCTTTTTTGGAAAAAAATATTCCTGAAGATATTTGGCAAACTGAAAATATCAAAAACATGCTGACAGAGCTTAATAAAGATGTTAATGTCTTTATTAATTTTATTTTTGCGGTTTTTAAACATGACAATGCCATAAAAGCCAGTTTTAGCACTAATGAGATTATACAGTTAAAACAATGGTTGGCTTCCCCAACCCTTGCTCAAGCTTCAATTATGCTTGATCGTATTTGTTCTCTTCTTTCAATAGGACCCGATATCGTGGTTTATCCGAAATTAATGGAAATTTTGGAGGAAAAAGAAGTTGCGCAAAGATTGAAAAAAGTTTTAGCTCTTATAAAGGAAACCTATGACGTAATGCAAGCACTGACAGAAGAAATTCTAACGGAAAAATCCCAAAACAACAGTCATTTACGCGGAATTTATGAACAAAAAAAAGATAAAATGCCTGCGGAAACGGCAAAATTCGTGCTTGATCTGCTCCAACGTTTTGAACGGCTCAATCCTGAAAGCGCGGAATATGCTATGGTTCAACGACAGCTTGAAACCTTCTTAAAATACCCGTTCGGAATTCAAAATGATGATTTAACAGACTTAAAAAAAGCAGAGGAAATTCTTAATGAAGAACATTACGGCCTTGAATATGTCAAAGACATAATCTTGGAATATCTGGCGGCCAGAATTTTAAATCCGGCCAAAAAAGGCAAAGTGCTTTGCTTTATAGGCCCGCCGGGAACCGGAAAAACATCGCTGGGCAAATCAATTGCTAAAGCTACTAACAGAAAATTCGTCCGGGTTTCGCTGGGCGGCGTCAAAGATGAAGCAGAAATACGCGGTCATCGCTCAACTTACATCGGCGCTTTGCCGGGAAAAATAATCAAAGGAATGATTGAAGCGGGATCTGAAAATCCGGTTTTTATGATTGATGAAATTGATAAAATCGGAAAAGACTATCATGGCGATCCGGCTGATACGTTTTTAGAAATTTTTGACCCGGAACAAAATTTTAATTTTGTTGACCATTATTTTGGCGTTGGCGTGGATTTATCAAAAGTAATATTCATATCAACCGGTAATATCCGAGAAACCATTCCCGAAGCTTTGCTGGACAGGATGATTATTGTTGAATTCAGAAGCTATACTGAAGAAGAAAAACTTCAGATCGCGAAAAAATTTATTATTCCTAAACAAATTAAAGAATGCGGATTAACCAAAGAAGCGTTTGAACGGCAGAATTATGAATTGCGGCAAATTGAATTTAGCGATGATGCGGTTCTTGCCATTATTCAAGAACACACCCAAGAAGCCGGGGTAAGAAAACTGGAAAAGCATATAATAATGATTGGCGAAAAAATCGCAAGAATCATTATTTCTCAAAAAACAACAATTCCCCCTGAAACGGAAATTGTTCGCCGTCTAAAAGAAGACAATACCGAAGAAGTTGTTTGGCAAATAACCGCAGAGAACATTAATAATTATCTTGAGGAACCGGAATATGAAACAGCTTTGCCGGATTTAAGCCAACCTTTGCCGCCTGGAGTTATTCCAATACTGGCCGTTGATAATAAAGGCACCGGTTATATATCTTTTGTTGAAGTAAAGCATCAAATCGCGGAACATCGGGAATTAATTATCACCGGTATTAGCGGCGATCTGCCTGAACACGAAACTCAAGTGATTAAACAATCAGTCAAGAAATCTTTTGACAGGGCTTTTTTTACTGACGGGGTTTTGGAACATAAAGACATTCCTGAAAATATTCGCGTTCATATTTCCTTTACCGACGGCGCGATTCCTAAAACCGGACCTTCTGCCGGATTAGCGATTTTTTTAGCTCTTTACGGATATTTCAATAGAAAGTCCATAAAGCCGGGAATGGCAATAACCGCAGAAATTAATTTGGTGAGGCCAACAGACGGAGTGGGAGGAATAAGAGAAAAAAGTTTCGCGGCTTATCGCGCCAATGCCAAAGAAATAATAATCTCGCAACAAAATAAACGAGCTTTAAAAAAAATACCTCAATCTTTGAAAGAAAAAATTAAATTCCATTTGATTAATGAGCCGGAAGAAGCTATAGCAATCGCTTTTCCGGATAATTAAATAAATACTTAAATACAAAACCCTTGGCATTCAACCAAGGGTTTTTATTATTTATAATGCTAAAAAATTCAGTAACACGATTCCAGAATTTTGCGAGCCTCTTTTAACGATTCTTTGCTGATTATTACAGGAGGCATTAACCTGATATTTTTTTCTCCGGCGCCGAGCAGAATCAAACCTTTATAATAAGCGCGATTTATAATTTCATCGCGTTCTTTTTTGCTATCGCAAACTATTCTCTGCATCATCCCCAAACCGCCGTCCGAAAATTCAGAAAGTATTTTTATTTTTTCTTCCAAATCCGAATAATCTTGCGCTGTCCAGGAACTGAAAATTCTAAGCGTTTCCAAAGCTACGACCGAAGCAAGGGCGTTGCCTCCATGGGTATTGGAATGGCAGCCTTTTTCCGGAAAATCAAACTCCGCTCTGGCAACGGTCGCGCTGATCGGCATGCCGGACCCAAGACCTTTGGCAAGGCAAATTATATCCGGCTCAATGCCATAATGATTGCAAGCAAACATCTTACCGGTTCGCATTATTCCTGTCTGCACTTCGTCAACAATAATGGCAAGGCCATTTTCTCTTAAAATTTTTATAAGATCAACAATATTTTTTTTATCGACGACATTAATTCCGCCTTCGCCCTGCACCAGTTCAAAAATAATCCCATTAAACTCATGCAGTTTGATATCGTTACGGCTGAAGTAATAACCCCATCTAAAAGAAGCTATTCCGGTATTTTGTTCCGGAAAAGGCAGATAATGCACATTGCCTTCGCCAAGTCCGAACGGAAAATCTTTTTTTTGAATTTCTTTGCTGTTCGTAAAACTTAAAGCCCCAAGGGTACGGCCGTGAAATCCGTTTTTAAAAGAAAAGAATTTCTTCTTTTGCGGATTGCGCTTTAAACACATTTTTGCCGCAGCTTCAACCGCTTCTGTTCCGGTGCTTGCAAAAAATACTTTTTTAGGAAACGCGCCTGGAGTTATTCTGCAAAGCGCTTCGCTTAATTCAGAAGCCCAAGGATTTGGATAATCATGATGGACAAAACCAATAATACCGTGCTCATAGATCTGCCGGCTGACAGCCTCAAGAATGCCTCGGTGGCGATAACCTAAATTATTGCAGCCAATTCCGGAATGAAAATCAATATATTTTTTATCATGGCGATCAAAAAGAAATTCCTTGTCCGCTTTCCACGGCACAAAGGGATAATCAACAGTCGTAGTGGTGATGCCATATTGTTTATTTAAACTTAAAACCTCTTTTGATGTTCTATTTTTAACTTTCTCATGCCAATTCATTTCGAACATTTTTCCCCTCCTATTTCAGTTATAAAATAATTCTAGTTATAATCAAAAATGAAAAGCGGTTGAGTGTCAATCTTTCAACAACTATCGCTTAAATCGTCCGTTATCTTGCTCGTTCAAATATGTAATCGTCAATTATAAAACGATTGCAAATAAAATTCTAAAAAATATGGAAAATTAAATCAGTGCGTCTTTTAATTTCTCCGCTTCGTGAATAAAAAAACCGCGCCACTGCTCGGGCTTAATATCAACAATCATACGGGGAAAATCCACCGCTTCATTTGCCTTGAAAAATTGCGTGCCAAGCTGAAGCGGATCAATATGCCAATCAAATTTCACGCGCGCTTGCGCGAGTAAATCCTCAATTTTATACCCTTGTTTTTCACACAATATATATAAATCAATATAATCGCGCGCCGCGAAACGTTGATATATCGTAAAAAGTTTATTAACGGCAATATCCATTGCGCTGTCAATCCGCAATCCATCATTATTAATTGGTTTATCAATCTGCAAAAAAGGAAAAAAAGTAAATTCCATTTTTAATTCATCAGCGCCATATTTTAAAAAATATAAATTGCGATTCATGTTCTGTTGATATTGAAATGAATCAAATCCGAGTTCTTTTTTATATTGCTTTAAAAATATATCTATACTTAACGGGTCCACTTCATTAAAAGAAAAAAAATCTAAATCTTCAGAATAGCGATGACCAAAATAAAATCCAGCAAGCGCAGTTCCACCTGTTAAATAAAATCGTTCACAAAGCGCGTTATTGCCGGCAATAACGCGAAGAGCCTGTTGTTGGGGTTTTGTTAAAATATTAGGAAACATCAAGGATATGGCGAAGGTATCGGCGTCGACTCGGATCTATTGTGATTTTATCCCAATATTTTTCAAGAAGCTGACGGTTTAATTTTTCGCCTTGCAAGCCAAAATTCACCATTTGTTCCAATTTCCAAATAGCGTATTGTTCGGGATTTTTTTTTAATTCTTTAGCATCGGTTGACCAATTTCTCATATAAATAATTATGCCATAAAATATTTTTATATGCAATCATTTTGCGCTAGTTAAAAAACTAACGCAATAGTAATTCACTTTATATTAATTTTTTAAACAAAAAAAAGGGCAGGTCGTCCCGCTAAGCGAAATCGAACTGCCCTTGTTGTGTCGCTTGAAGCGACCTGTGGAAAAAATTGCGGCGGAAGCCAAAGGACAAAGAACCAATAAGCCCGAGGGCCCAAAGTCCTAAGCCCTAATGCGACTACCGCAGGACGCGGAACCCCACTCCGAACTGGCGCTGCCAGCCCAGCCGTAGCCGAGCCCCGGCCGACCGCCATCGAGCCACAAGCCCGGCACACTGCCCGAGTCATCGCGGGAGCCGGGGAGATCGATGCAGTGATCGTTCAGCGTCTCCGGCTTGTGGGTGACGATGGCGATCCCTTCCTCCGTGACGAGCCCGAACCGTCCCTGCTTCTTGAACTGCTTGACGCAGTTGTCGGAAGAGGTGTTCCGCATGGAGGCACCGTTCTCGACATCGCGAATCAGGTACGGGGCATTCGGAGTCTCCACACCGTCGGCTTGCCGAAGCACGCCGAGGTTGAGGTAGGTATAGCCCGTCTTGCCGTTCAACTTCACCAGCGACATCTGCTTGGGGATGGAAACGATCCGCTCGGGGATGACGATGATGTCGCCGATCTCGAACTTGTCCCTGAGGGGGTTCACATGCCCAAGGAACTGATCCTTCTCCATGCCGGCCGCTTCCGGGTAGCCCTTGTCGATCAGGGTCTTGACCTGACCATCAAAGGTCTCCAGGCGCTCGCGGTTCTTGGTCTCCTTGGCCTCACTCGTCAGGCGGGTCTTCACGCCGTCCACCACTTCGTCGATCTCGTCGGCCGTAACCCCTGAGAACAGGGCGGCCAACTTGCCAATCAGGGTTTCTCTCTGATCCTTGCACAGCTTTCCCATCGGTCTTTCCTCCTTTTCTTGGGTTTTGTCCTTCGACTGCGCTCAGGACACCCTGAGTTTATCGAAGGGTGGGATTATTCCGTTGTCAATCCTTCGACTTCGCTTAGGATTATCCCAAGCTTGTCGAGGGACAAAGCCCAGCACATACTGGACTTTCACTTTCTGTGTTAAGAATAGCAAATTACTGCCTTTCTGTCAATATTGTCAAAATCGCTAAAATTCAATCTAATTTTAATGTGCATAAACTGCGAACAACTCTTAAAAATTTAATATCTAAGCTATATTTTCATAATGTTTTATAACAAAATCTTTTTCTTTCATTGTCAATGCTAATAAATCAATTCTCCAGCCCTTTTTATCATTAAATAATTCCTGATGTTCTCCCGCATATAGTTCGGCGGTT from Candidatus Niyogibacteria bacterium harbors:
- a CDS encoding sodium-translocating pyrophosphatase, which translates into the protein MSSILITIGSAGAGIAYSFYLINWLKKQPAGSKDMEEIAAAIKAGSAAFLNRQYRTVALVGFVLAVAVYLSLGGTSAFGFILGAVASAVAGYIGMNIAVRSNSKTAKAAAKGLAVALSLAFKAGSVTGFLVVSLALVTVAGFYFLTNDTSALLSLGFGASLISIFARLGGGIYTKAADVGADLVGKVEAGIPEDDPRNPAVIADNVGDNVGDCAGMAADLFETYAVTLIASVLLDPSNILPFVIAGVAILASIAGAFFVRLGKNNNFAGSRQGRTSGAGIMNALYKGLIASLIFAAVLFYPAVKIYAAENFSAYYFAGLIGLAVTILMVIVTDYYTAKKFRPVKSIAEASKSGHGTNIIIGLSVGLESTFVPVILIAAGILTSFYLAGLYGIALAALGMLSVAGMVVAIDSFGPITDNAGGIAEMTNQPENVRKITDALDAVGNTTKAVTKGYAIASAGLAALVLFSGYAEELAKSAVNFSFNLQNPLIIVGLFLGAAVPYLFGSLAMKSVGRAAGSVVEEVRRQFKEIPGIMERKAKPDYARAVDIVTKAALKEMIAPAIIPIIAVLAVGFILGAEALGGFLIGSIISGFFLAISMTSGGAAWDNAKKYIEEGNFGGKGSDAHKAAVTGDTVGDPYKDTAGPAINPLIKVINIVALLIVPFL
- the nusA gene encoding transcription termination/antitermination protein NusA; this translates as MDLKTISLAVNQIASEKGIEPQKIIDAITDSIAAAYKKEYRKRTEIIRAKFDLKTGDLKFWQIKTAVDLTTVRILEEEPTADEQAVAPAEKRQFIENEESELPRYNPERHIFIEEARVIKPDTILGEELEFPLESHQDFGRIAAQAAKQVVLQKIREAERTSVLTEFQNKEGEIISGVIQRFEKGNVFVDLGRAIGVMFYNETIPGEHYRIGERLRFYVVAVQDDSRLPGIILSRSHPKFINKLFSLEVPEIAEGVVELKAVAREPGSRTKIAVVSHADGVDPVGSCVGQRGTRVMAVTNELGQEKIDIAEWSDNPEKFIASALSPAKTKLVEILPRREARVLVSEDQLSLAIGKGGQNVRLAAKLTGWKIDVRSQSKPDELQEGGVAAAADAADAVTAEKKDEDADMKNEIAGIKSEETSEEKKTPKKTKTKKAAKSH
- a CDS encoding proteasome accessory factor PafA2 family protein produces the protein MKNSIFGLETEYGAYPVKRQTNKPINMEAFSVKIDEYLKELIQYLIKNNFLENGARFYVDTGQHPELATPECSLVDDGVRYTRACNEILYSMKLPLEDKFKKNGLDIKITFRADNKAYAVPDASIYTTYGAHENYLMKRELYKNLFRNENNSLKYLLSFLATRVIYTGSGAIFMPNANENPPKPYGFVISPRAFFTECEVGTATTNQRPMANQRDEAHADPEEFARLHILCGETNRSDWSNWLKIGTTALVVAILNNKPRILNGLPLTEDGQNLASFRNISKARDPNRENFYYQGEQRMSPVKFQRLLLERVGEYVSQMPTREEENRIVEAWAKVLVMLENNDPKLDKMLDWKIKEKIMTKYAERKNIKAERMHDWDLAQIDIKYHDLGPNGLFEILEKEGAIERICTDEEIIDAMISPPKTTRALIRGNAIKFANQLEIMIRADWEFVNLYNIEYPLLNPFATHDQRLEDFIRMTLMEKLKKSPH
- a CDS encoding AAA family ATPase; its protein translation is MPENQAPIKIPEKLIAIFSDTLVLFPNNSYAVKINKAVQRIIKEKMFINVSKANNDNLANGDIGVLMCIKSYKLNKTSAMLFIEGIGRVVIKEEETKNNCSEVSFMPFLEKNIPEDIWQTENIKNMLTELNKDVNVFINFIFAVFKHDNAIKASFSTNEIIQLKQWLASPTLAQASIMLDRICSLLSIGPDIVVYPKLMEILEEKEVAQRLKKVLALIKETYDVMQALTEEILTEKSQNNSHLRGIYEQKKDKMPAETAKFVLDLLQRFERLNPESAEYAMVQRQLETFLKYPFGIQNDDLTDLKKAEEILNEEHYGLEYVKDIILEYLAARILNPAKKGKVLCFIGPPGTGKTSLGKSIAKATNRKFVRVSLGGVKDEAEIRGHRSTYIGALPGKIIKGMIEAGSENPVFMIDEIDKIGKDYHGDPADTFLEIFDPEQNFNFVDHYFGVGVDLSKVIFISTGNIRETIPEALLDRMIIVEFRSYTEEEKLQIAKKFIIPKQIKECGLTKEAFERQNYELRQIEFSDDAVLAIIQEHTQEAGVRKLEKHIIMIGEKIARIIISQKTTIPPETEIVRRLKEDNTEEVVWQITAENINNYLEEPEYETALPDLSQPLPPGVIPILAVDNKGTGYISFVEVKHQIAEHRELIITGISGDLPEHETQVIKQSVKKSFDRAFFTDGVLEHKDIPENIRVHISFTDGAIPKTGPSAGLAIFLALYGYFNRKSIKPGMAITAEINLVRPTDGVGGIREKSFAAYRANAKEIIISQQNKRALKKIPQSLKEKIKFHLINEPEEAIAIAFPDN
- a CDS encoding aminotransferase class III-fold pyridoxal phosphate-dependent enzyme translates to MFEMNWHEKVKNRTSKEVLSLNKQYGITTTTVDYPFVPWKADKEFLFDRHDKKYIDFHSGIGCNNLGYRHRGILEAVSRQIYEHGIIGFVHHDYPNPWASELSEALCRITPGAFPKKVFFASTGTEAVEAAAKMCLKRNPQKKKFFSFKNGFHGRTLGALSFTNSKEIQKKDFPFGLGEGNVHYLPFPEQNTGIASFRWGYYFSRNDIKLHEFNGIIFELVQGEGGINVVDKKNIVDLIKILRENGLAIIVDEVQTGIMRTGKMFACNHYGIEPDIICLAKGLGSGMPISATVARAEFDFPEKGCHSNTHGGNALASVVALETLRIFSSWTAQDYSDLEEKIKILSEFSDGGLGMMQRIVCDSKKERDEIINRAYYKGLILLGAGEKNIRLMPPVIISKESLKEARKILESCY
- a CDS encoding nucleotidyl transferase AbiEii/AbiGii toxin family protein: MFPNILTKPQQQALRVIAGNNALCERFYLTGGTALAGFYFGHRYSEDLDFFSFNEVDPLSIDIFLKQYKKELGFDSFQYQQNMNRNLYFLKYGADELKMEFTFFPFLQIDKPINNDGLRIDSAMDIAVNKLFTIYQRFAARDYIDLYILCEKQGYKIEDLLAQARVKFDWHIDPLQLGTQFFKANEAVDFPRMIVDIKPEQWRGFFIHEAEKLKDALI